A genomic stretch from Empedobacter stercoris includes:
- a CDS encoding 2Fe-2S iron-sulfur cluster-binding protein, which produces MAEETPLFKVTIDNETIEVPAGTTILQAARMIGKEVAPPAMCYYGKLENTGGNCRTCLVEVSKGSEADPRPMPKLVPSCRTTVMDGMVVGNKTSERTVEARKGIVELLLINHPLDCPVCDQAGECKLQDLSYEHGAEATRYEFDRRTFPKEDLGPNIQLNMNRCILCYRCVKTADQITGCREHGVMNRGDHAEISTHINKSLDNEFIGNIIDVCPVGALTDKTFRFKNRVWFLKPVDAHRDCPTCSGKAQVWFRGNEVFRVTARKDEFNEVKDWICNTCRFDKKDINDWTLEKPSEISKDSVVRQGHYFENKVEPKETLPKVIKRDPKILLDIHSVSEVNEPNRDLSKIDGPATSKDFKD; this is translated from the coding sequence ATGGCAGAAGAAACACCATTATTTAAAGTTACCATCGATAACGAAACGATTGAAGTACCTGCGGGAACAACGATCCTTCAAGCCGCTCGTATGATAGGTAAAGAAGTAGCACCTCCAGCGATGTGTTACTACGGTAAATTAGAAAACACAGGAGGAAACTGTAGAACATGTTTGGTAGAAGTATCAAAAGGGAGTGAAGCAGATCCTCGTCCAATGCCAAAATTGGTTCCATCTTGTCGTACAACGGTAATGGACGGAATGGTTGTAGGCAATAAAACGTCTGAACGTACTGTTGAGGCACGTAAAGGTATTGTTGAATTATTATTAATCAACCATCCTTTAGATTGTCCAGTATGTGATCAAGCAGGAGAATGTAAATTACAAGATTTAAGTTACGAGCACGGAGCAGAAGCAACACGTTACGAATTTGATCGTCGTACATTCCCAAAAGAAGATTTAGGTCCAAATATTCAGTTGAACATGAACCGATGCATTTTATGTTATCGTTGTGTAAAAACTGCGGATCAAATCACAGGTTGTCGTGAGCATGGTGTAATGAATCGTGGAGATCACGCAGAAATTTCAACTCATATCAACAAAAGTTTAGATAACGAATTCATCGGAAATATTATTGATGTTTGTCCAGTTGGAGCTCTAACAGATAAAACGTTCCGTTTCAAAAATCGTGTTTGGTTCTTGAAACCAGTTGATGCACATCGCGATTGTCCGACTTGTTCTGGTAAAGCACAAGTGTGGTTCCGTGGAAACGAAGTTTTCCGTGTAACAGCTCGCAAAGATGAATTTAACGAAGTAAAAGATTGGATTTGTAACACATGTCGTTTCGATAAAAAAGATATCAACGATTGGACGTTAGAAAAACCATCAGAAATTTCTAAAGATTCTGTTGTTCGTCAAGGTCATTACTTTGAGAATAAAGTGGAGCCAAAAGAAACACTTCCGAAAGTAATCAAACGCGATCCAAAGATTTTATTAGATATTCACTCGGTTTCAGAAGTAAATGAACCAAATCGTGATTTATCTAAAATTGATGGACCAGCAACAAGTAAAGATTTTAAAGATTAA
- a CDS encoding NADH-quinone oxidoreductase subunit J family protein, with translation MELPIILFYVLSSLTVLSALLMVFSKNPVHSILYLIVTFFCISGHYVLLNAQFLAVVNVIVYAGAIMVLFLFVVMLMNLNSEKKSFGRPAKIVAASLISLLFVALTIGIFAQNQEAGKTAVELGTGDLGLIHNLGSLLYSEYVLPFELSSILFISAMIGAVMLSKKDEELLD, from the coding sequence ATGGAATTACCTATTATTTTATTCTACGTATTGTCAAGCTTAACGGTGTTAAGTGCGCTACTAATGGTGTTCAGTAAAAATCCTGTTCATTCCATTTTATATCTAATCGTAACATTCTTCTGCATCAGTGGACATTATGTATTGTTAAACGCTCAGTTTTTAGCAGTTGTAAATGTAATTGTCTATGCCGGAGCAATTATGGTATTGTTCTTATTCGTGGTCATGTTAATGAACTTGAATAGTGAGAAAAAATCTTTTGGTCGACCAGCAAAAATAGTAGCTGCGAGTTTAATCTCCTTGTTATTTGTTGCTTTGACAATTGGAATTTTTGCTCAAAATCAAGAAGCAGGAAAAACAGCTGTCGAATTAGGAACAGGAGATTTAGGATTGATTCACAACTTAGGTTCATTGTTGTATTCAGAATATGTTTTACCGTTTGAGTTGAGCAGTATTTTGTTTATTTCAGCAATGATTGGAGCAGTGATGTTATCAAAGAAAGACGAAGAATTATTGGATTAA
- a CDS encoding NADH-quinone oxidoreductase subunit B, which produces MIHNKRPVTHNTNVKIVESPGGFEGEGFMAMQLSKVVGLARKNSIWPLPFATSCCGIEFMATMGSTYDLARFGSERLAFTPRQCDLLMVMGTISKKMAPVLKQVYIQMAEPRWVIAVGACASSGGIFDTYSVLQGIDEVIPVDVYVPGCPPRPEAIIDGVMRIQELVESESVRRRSSDEYQQLLTSYGIK; this is translated from the coding sequence ATGATTCATAATAAAAGACCAGTAACACACAATACCAACGTGAAGATCGTTGAGTCTCCAGGTGGTTTTGAAGGTGAGGGTTTTATGGCGATGCAATTATCAAAAGTAGTTGGATTAGCCCGTAAAAACTCAATTTGGCCTTTACCATTTGCGACAAGTTGTTGCGGAATCGAGTTTATGGCGACAATGGGTTCGACTTACGATTTGGCACGTTTTGGATCTGAACGTTTGGCTTTTACGCCACGTCAGTGCGATTTGTTGATGGTAATGGGTACAATTTCTAAGAAAATGGCTCCAGTTCTGAAGCAAGTTTACATTCAAATGGCAGAACCTCGTTGGGTTATTGCAGTTGGAGCTTGTGCAAGCTCAGGTGGTATTTTCGATACATATTCGGTTTTACAAGGGATTGATGAAGTAATTCCTGTAGATGTTTATGTGCCGGGTTGTCCTCCTCGTCCAGAAGCAATTATTGATGGCGTAATGCGTATTCAAGAATTGGTAGAGTCAGAAAGCGTTCGTCGTAGAAGTAGCGATGAATATCAGCAACTTTTAACAAGTTATGGAATTAAATAA
- the nuoH gene encoding NADH-quinone oxidoreductase subunit NuoH codes for MTEEFIADALEKLALVGVMIGFALVVAMYSTWAERKVAAFLQDRIGPNRAGIFGLLQPLADGLKLFSKEEITPKDSNKFLFILGPSLAMIVACMTGAVIPWSTAFEIGDRVVVPQIADVNIGFLYILGVLSLGVYGIMIGAWASNNKYSLMGGLRAASQIISYELPMGIVLITILMMTGSLKLSDIVHYQQEHAWFILLQPLGFIIFLVCSFAETNRTPFDLPEAENELIGGYHSEYSSMKMGFFLFAEYINMFISSVVISTIYFGGYDIPFVDDATLVNSIGVNGTAILNFLSLFGKACFFIFFYMWVRWTIPRFRYDQLMDLGWKKLLPLALINMLITGLVILLLNK; via the coding sequence ATGACAGAAGAATTTATTGCTGATGCATTAGAAAAGTTAGCTTTAGTAGGCGTAATGATTGGTTTTGCATTAGTTGTTGCCATGTACTCTACTTGGGCTGAGCGTAAAGTTGCAGCATTCTTACAAGATCGTATCGGACCAAACCGTGCAGGTATTTTTGGTTTATTACAACCACTTGCCGATGGTTTAAAATTATTCTCAAAAGAGGAAATTACACCAAAAGATTCGAATAAATTTTTATTCATCTTAGGTCCATCTTTGGCAATGATTGTAGCTTGTATGACAGGTGCAGTTATTCCATGGTCGACAGCTTTCGAGATTGGAGATCGTGTAGTTGTTCCTCAAATTGCAGATGTTAACATCGGGTTTTTATACATTTTAGGTGTGTTAAGTTTAGGTGTTTATGGAATTATGATTGGTGCTTGGGCATCGAACAACAAATACTCTTTAATGGGAGGTTTGCGTGCAGCTTCGCAGATTATTTCGTACGAATTACCAATGGGAATTGTGTTAATCACAATTTTGATGATGACAGGTTCTCTAAAATTGAGTGATATTGTACATTATCAACAAGAACATGCATGGTTTATCTTATTACAACCATTAGGATTTATCATTTTCTTGGTGTGTTCGTTTGCAGAAACTAACCGTACTCCGTTCGATTTACCAGAAGCAGAAAATGAATTAATTGGAGGTTATCACTCAGAATATTCTTCGATGAAGATGGGATTCTTCTTATTTGCAGAATACATCAACATGTTTATCAGTTCTGTGGTAATTTCTACCATCTATTTTGGTGGATACGATATCCCATTTGTAGACGATGCAACATTAGTAAACTCTATCGGAGTGAATGGAACGGCAATTCTTAATTTTCTTTCATTATTCGGTAAAGCTTGTTTCTTCATCTTCTTCTATATGTGGGTGCGTTGGACAATTCCTCGTTTCAGATATGACCAATTAATGGATTTAGGTTGGAAAAAATTATTGCCTTTAGCATTAATCAATATGTTAATTACAGGCTTAGTGATTTTATTATTAAACAAGTAG
- the nuoF gene encoding NADH-quinone oxidoreductase subunit NuoF — protein sequence MGQKLLLKNIDVPGIRHYQVYRENGGYANAEKAFKMTTDEILEEVKTSGLRGRGGAGFPTGMKWSFLAKPEGVPRHLVVNADESEPGTFKDRFLMEYIPHLLIEGVLISSFCLGSNTSFIYIRGEYAWVAEILEEAIDEAKAAGWLGKNIQGTGFDLEIYVQRGGGAYICGEETALLESLEGKRGNPRLKPPFPAVKGLWGRPTVVNNVETIAAVVPIIEIGGEAYSKIGVGRSTGTKLISACGNINKPGVYEIDMTITVEEFIYSDEYCGGIPNGKRLKACIPGGSSVPIVPANLLLRTAEGKPRYMNYESLAEGGFQTGTMMGSGGFIVLDEDQDVVYHTYTLARFYRHESCGQCSPCREGTGWMEKILKRIDEGKGKMSDIELLWDVQRKIEGNTICPLGDAAAWPVAAAIRHFRDEFEWHINNPEECLTRNFGLAHYADPIEIKETAN from the coding sequence ATGGGACAAAAATTACTGTTAAAAAATATTGATGTTCCAGGAATTCGTCATTACCAAGTTTACCGCGAAAATGGTGGGTATGCAAATGCTGAAAAAGCATTTAAAATGACAACCGACGAAATCTTAGAAGAAGTAAAAACTTCTGGTTTAAGAGGGCGTGGTGGAGCAGGTTTTCCAACTGGAATGAAATGGAGCTTTTTGGCAAAACCAGAAGGTGTTCCAAGACACTTGGTGGTAAATGCAGACGAATCAGAACCAGGAACGTTCAAAGACCGTTTCTTGATGGAATATATTCCTCATTTGTTAATCGAAGGCGTTTTGATTTCATCATTCTGCTTAGGATCTAACACTTCATTTATTTATATCCGTGGAGAATACGCGTGGGTTGCAGAAATTTTAGAAGAAGCAATCGACGAAGCAAAAGCTGCAGGTTGGTTAGGTAAAAACATCCAAGGAACTGGTTTCGATTTAGAAATTTATGTTCAGCGTGGTGGTGGAGCTTACATCTGTGGTGAGGAAACGGCATTATTAGAATCGTTAGAAGGTAAACGTGGAAATCCACGTCTTAAACCACCTTTCCCAGCTGTAAAAGGATTATGGGGAAGACCAACGGTTGTAAACAATGTAGAAACAATTGCTGCTGTAGTTCCAATTATTGAAATTGGAGGAGAAGCCTATTCTAAAATCGGAGTTGGTCGTTCTACAGGAACAAAATTAATTTCTGCTTGTGGTAATATTAATAAACCAGGTGTTTATGAAATTGATATGACGATTACGGTTGAAGAATTTATCTATTCAGACGAATATTGTGGCGGAATTCCAAACGGAAAACGCCTTAAAGCATGTATTCCTGGAGGAAGTTCTGTGCCAATTGTTCCTGCAAACTTATTGTTAAGAACTGCCGAAGGTAAACCTCGTTATATGAATTACGAAAGTTTAGCAGAAGGAGGTTTCCAAACAGGAACAATGATGGGATCTGGAGGATTTATCGTGTTAGACGAAGATCAAGACGTGGTGTATCATACATATACATTAGCTCGTTTCTATCGCCACGAATCATGTGGACAATGTTCGCCTTGTCGTGAAGGAACAGGTTGGATGGAAAAAATCTTGAAACGAATCGATGAAGGAAAAGGTAAAATGTCAGACATCGAATTGTTATGGGATGTGCAACGTAAAATCGAAGGAAATACAATTTGTCCATTAGGAGATGCAGCGGCTTGGCCTGTTGCAGCGGCAATTCGTCACTTCCGTGATGAATTCGAGTGGCATATTAACAATCCAGAAGAATGTTTGACGCGTAATTTTGGTTTAGCACATTATGCTGATCCAATCGAAATAAAAGAAACCGCAAATTAA
- a CDS encoding NADH-quinone oxidoreductase subunit C, whose translation MDNSFIKDRLVQKFQENIVGYEEHFGVLTIHANKDFNLKILQYLYDEEQLAFKFLKDLTAIHYPNNVGEELVVTYLVYNMYENVEVRLKFALPIEKPSIFTATKLFETANWLEREAYDFFGIDFVGHPNLIRVMNVPEMDYFPLRKEFPLEDQTRKDKDDEMFGRGGDFNYGGFNVKAN comes from the coding sequence ATGGATAATTCATTTATAAAAGACCGTTTGGTTCAAAAGTTTCAAGAAAACATCGTTGGATACGAAGAACACTTTGGTGTTTTGACAATTCATGCAAACAAAGATTTCAATCTGAAAATTCTTCAATATTTATACGACGAAGAGCAATTAGCATTTAAATTCTTGAAAGATTTAACGGCGATTCATTACCCAAATAATGTTGGAGAGGAATTAGTTGTAACTTATTTAGTCTATAATATGTACGAGAATGTTGAGGTTCGTTTAAAATTTGCTTTACCAATCGAAAAACCTTCGATTTTTACAGCAACTAAATTATTCGAAACAGCAAACTGGTTAGAACGTGAAGCGTATGACTTTTTCGGAATTGATTTCGTTGGGCATCCAAATTTAATTCGTGTAATGAACGTTCCAGAAATGGATTATTTCCCTTTACGCAAAGAATTCCCATTAGAGGATCAGACGCGTAAAGATAAAGACGATGAGATGTTTGGTCGTGGAGGAGATTTCAATTATGGAGGTTTTAATGTAAAAGCAAATTAA
- a CDS encoding NADH-quinone oxidoreductase subunit A, translated as MDTASSYIPILILFVVAFAFVAGTIIATHLLGPSRKTDEKLENFESGIEKVGNARQPFAIKYFLVAILFVLFDVEVIFFYPYAANFKELGWEGFAAVATFVGLFFVMYLYVRKKGALNWEK; from the coding sequence ATGGACACAGCATCAAGTTATATTCCTATCCTCATTCTTTTTGTCGTTGCTTTTGCATTCGTAGCAGGAACTATCATTGCAACACATTTGCTTGGACCTTCGAGAAAGACAGATGAAAAGTTAGAGAATTTCGAGTCGGGGATAGAAAAAGTAGGAAATGCAAGACAGCCATTTGCCATTAAGTATTTCTTAGTTGCAATTTTATTCGTGTTGTTCGATGTAGAGGTAATTTTCTTTTACCCTTATGCAGCGAATTTTAAAGAATTAGGTTGGGAAGGATTTGCAGCAGTTGCAACATTCGTTGGATTATTCTTCGTGATGTACTTATATGTACGCAAAAAAGGAGCTCTAAACTGGGAAAAATAG
- a CDS encoding NADH-quinone oxidoreductase subunit NuoE family protein — protein MAIQFSEETQQKVDKIIARYPADKKQSALIPLLHVAQAEFGGWLDTPHLDYVAEVLEILPVEVYEVASFYSMFNLNPVGKYVLEVCQTGPCMLNGSDKIIEHIKSKLNIEAGGTSTDGLFTLKPVECLGACGYAPMMQLGKTYREHLTIEKVDELLEELKKLA, from the coding sequence ATGGCAATTCAATTTTCAGAAGAGACACAACAAAAAGTAGATAAAATCATCGCACGTTATCCAGCGGATAAAAAACAAAGTGCTTTGATCCCTTTACTTCATGTAGCACAAGCTGAGTTTGGTGGTTGGTTAGACACACCTCATTTAGATTATGTGGCAGAAGTATTAGAAATTTTACCAGTAGAAGTTTACGAAGTAGCTTCTTTTTATTCGATGTTCAACCTAAATCCCGTTGGGAAATATGTGTTAGAAGTTTGTCAAACAGGACCTTGTATGTTAAATGGTTCAGACAAAATTATCGAGCACATCAAATCAAAGTTAAATATTGAAGCTGGAGGAACTTCGACTGATGGTTTATTTACCTTAAAACCAGTCGAATGTTTAGGAGCGTGTGGTTATGCACCAATGATGCAGTTAGGAAAAACTTATCGTGAGCATTTGACGATCGAGAAAGTGGACGAATTATTAGAGGAATTGAAAAAATTAGCATAA
- the nuoI gene encoding NADH-quinone oxidoreductase subunit NuoI gives MKPITNRVKQVERKPLTFWESIYLISIAKGLMITLKHFFSKKATISYPEKQRPFSPVFRGLHVLNRDEEDRENCTACGLCALACPAEAITMEAAERLPGEEHLYREEKYAAKYEINMLRCIFCGFCEEACPKDAVYLSQTVPPASFKRQNFIYSKEDLLIPKKATN, from the coding sequence ATGAAACCAATTACAAATAGAGTAAAACAAGTAGAACGTAAACCCCTTACTTTTTGGGAAAGTATCTATTTGATTTCTATCGCAAAAGGGTTGATGATTACATTGAAGCACTTCTTTTCGAAGAAAGCAACAATTAGTTATCCAGAAAAACAAAGACCGTTTAGTCCTGTATTTAGAGGATTACACGTTTTGAATAGAGACGAAGAAGATCGTGAAAATTGTACGGCTTGTGGGCTTTGTGCCTTAGCTTGTCCAGCAGAAGCGATTACAATGGAAGCAGCAGAAAGACTTCCTGGGGAAGAGCATCTTTACCGCGAAGAAAAATACGCAGCGAAATATGAAATCAACATGTTACGTTGTATTTTCTGTGGATTTTGTGAAGAAGCTTGTCCAAAAGATGCCGTTTATTTATCGCAAACTGTCCCACCAGCAAGTTTCAAACGTCAAAACTTCATCTATTCTAAAGAAGATTTATTAATCCCGAAAAAAGCTACAAACTAA
- the nuoK gene encoding NADH-quinone oxidoreductase subunit NuoK, whose amino-acid sequence MLPISYYITLSLILFGIGMTGVMLRRNAIVIFMCIELMLNSVNLLLVAFSKMHYHANPALEKGTDAQLLVFFIMVVAAAEVAVGLSVMILLFRKVYSVDINVLNRLKG is encoded by the coding sequence ATGTTACCAATCAGTTATTATATTACTTTATCATTAATCCTATTTGGAATAGGAATGACAGGTGTAATGCTACGTCGCAACGCGATTGTCATTTTTATGTGTATAGAATTGATGTTAAATTCTGTGAATTTGTTGTTAGTCGCGTTCTCAAAAATGCACTATCACGCAAATCCAGCATTAGAAAAAGGAACAGATGCACAACTTTTAGTATTCTTTATTATGGTTGTAGCTGCAGCTGAGGTTGCTGTAGGATTATCGGTGATGATCTTATTGTTCCGCAAAGTATACTCGGTAGATATTAATGTGTTAAATCGTTTAAAAGGTTAA
- a CDS encoding NADH-quinone oxidoreductase subunit D — MGKEKTKTNKHLDLPDGSLEKSTITLNLGPTHPATHGVFQNILEIDGEIIKSAVSTVGYIHRAFEKIAERRPLYQITPLTDRLNYCSAPLNNLGWHMTVEKFVGIEVPKRVSYLRVIIMELARIADHIVCNSIMGVDTGAFTGFLYMMKYRELIYEIYEEICGSRLTTNIGRIGGFERDFSETAWEKIHRFVKEFPDVLTEFENLFVRNRIFMDRTQGVGGISAERALNYGFTGPNLRAAGVDYDLRVAKPYSRYEEFEFDIPVGTTGDCYDRFLVRGQEMWQSLSIIKQAIAKIDALEGEEATQYHADAPDFYLPLKKDVYTKMEALIYHFKIIMGEVDMPKGEIYNSIEAANGELGYYFISDGGRSPYRLHFRRPCFIYYQAYPELIQGSMISDAIVTMSSLNLIAGELDA; from the coding sequence ATGGGAAAAGAGAAAACTAAAACAAATAAACATCTTGATCTTCCAGACGGTTCTTTAGAAAAAAGCACAATAACCTTAAACTTAGGACCTACGCATCCTGCAACACATGGGGTATTTCAAAATATTTTAGAGATTGATGGTGAAATCATCAAATCGGCGGTTTCTACAGTTGGGTATATTCACCGTGCTTTTGAGAAGATTGCTGAACGTAGACCATTGTACCAAATTACACCTTTAACAGACCGTTTGAACTATTGTTCGGCACCGTTGAATAACTTGGGTTGGCACATGACAGTTGAGAAATTTGTTGGAATTGAAGTTCCAAAACGCGTTTCTTATTTACGTGTCATCATCATGGAATTGGCTCGTATTGCAGATCATATCGTATGTAATTCGATTATGGGAGTTGATACAGGAGCATTTACAGGATTCCTTTATATGATGAAATACCGTGAGTTAATTTATGAGATTTACGAAGAAATTTGTGGTTCTCGTTTAACAACAAATATTGGTCGTATTGGAGGTTTTGAACGTGATTTTTCTGAAACTGCTTGGGAAAAAATCCATCGTTTCGTAAAAGAATTTCCAGATGTCTTAACAGAATTTGAGAACCTATTCGTACGTAACCGCATTTTTATGGATCGTACACAAGGAGTTGGAGGAATTTCTGCTGAGCGTGCATTAAATTATGGTTTCACAGGACCAAACTTACGTGCGGCAGGTGTAGACTATGATCTTCGTGTTGCCAAACCATATTCTCGTTACGAAGAATTCGAATTCGATATTCCAGTTGGTACAACAGGAGATTGTTACGATAGATTCTTAGTGCGTGGTCAAGAAATGTGGCAAAGTTTAAGCATTATCAAGCAAGCAATTGCAAAAATTGATGCGTTAGAAGGAGAAGAAGCAACACAGTATCATGCAGATGCTCCAGACTTCTATTTACCACTTAAGAAGGATGTGTACACAAAAATGGAAGCGTTGATCTATCATTTCAAAATTATTATGGGAGAGGTAGATATGCCAAAAGGAGAAATTTATAATTCTATAGAAGCCGCAAATGGTGAGTTAGGATATTATTTTATCTCTGATGGTGGACGTTCGCCATACCGTTTACATTTCCGTAGACCTTGTTTCATTTATTATCAAGCTTATCCAGAATTGATCCAAGGATCAATGATTTCAGATGCCATTGTTACAATGAGTAGTCTGAATTTGATTGCTGGAGAATTAGATGCTTAA